CCGACCGCACCCGTGTCATGGCATCCGACGAGAGCGTTGCGCCGGCCCTCACGCTGGCCGATGCTGATCGCAATAGCCTCGCTATGTGGAACAGTCGTCGCCGTAGGTATAGCCCTCGCGGCATGGCTGCGACCCGGCCCGGAAAACAGGCCCCCACCAGCGCCGCATGCGCCGGTGTTTACCGACGAGCAAATCGCGGGCGCGAAAAGCACAATGTGCGCTGCTTACGCCACAGTACATCGCGCTGTAGGGGTGAACACAAGCCGCAACGAAGGCAACGATCCAACCTCAACTCTCGCAGTACTAGCGAATGCACGCCTGGCAATTTACGGCGGCGGTGGTTATCTGTTTACTAAGTTGGCTGAAGAGCCAGCTACGCCCCCTAGCCTCGCCAGCGCAATACGGACGCTCGCCAATGCGTACCAGGATGTAGCAATTGGTTATATGGCTGACTTGCAGAAGACTGATCTCGATGCATCGCTCCGCGCAGCAGACAACGCGACAATCTCCATCGAACAGCAGTGCAAATGAGCTATCCCTCCGGACCTCCGCCAGCACGGGGCCAACCTGGGTTCCCGCATCAGCCGACTGCCTCCGATGCACGGATTCCGCCGCCACCCATGAAATTGCGCCAGCCTTCACGCTGGCCTAGCTTCACTGCCCTGTTGCTCGCAGTCATCGGCATAGCCGTTGGTCTCGTGGGTTGGTTCCGTCCGGTACAGCGCTACGACCGGCCGGGGCCGACTGCACCCAGGCATACAGATCAACAAATCGCTGACGCCAAGACAAACATATGTGGTGCCTACCGCACCTCGAAAAATGAGGTGTTCGTTAACACCCATCGGCCCAACCCAGTAGAAGGTGATGAGATCGGCTTGCTTGCCGTTGCCGCCAACGGTCGACTCGCACCTTATGCCGGAGGTGACCATCTTTTGAAGCGTTTGGCGGCAGAGCCGGCAACGCCTTCGGACTTGGCCGACGCAGTCCGATCACTTGCCAACTCGTATGAGGAAGCCGGAATACGCACCCTCAACTACGAGCCAAATTCAGCGCTCGACGCGCTCCGCCACGACATAGACACCGACATAGGCAAGATAGACGGGTTTTGCAAATGAGCGACTCAGCCTCTAAAGATTGGTCGGAAGTCCTCGTTGGTCACCAGCGGCCAAAGGGTCTCGGGATTATTAGCAATGTATCAGCAAGTCGAGGAAGCAATGCTGTCGCGCATAATGATTTTGCTAATACGCTAGCGCAGCAGCAATTCACATCGCTGCTCAACCAAGACGGTGTTACTGCAGACGACATTCGAGAATCACACTATAGTGGCGAGCAGCATCATCGCCGCGTTGGGGAAACCAATGAGGTGATAAAGTCCTCGTACCAGTCCGCCCATGACTCGGGCGCTGAGTTGTTGCGCCAGCTCGATACAATAGCGGAGGATGGGAATTCGAGGATTAAGCAGATTCAAAGCTCCAAAGACCCACTTCCTGTCAAAGTCGGCAAAATCACCGACGTCGTATTGGACTGCCAAACCCAGGCCAATATCAAGGCAGCGACTCATTGCGACAACGTGTTCACTGAAATTCAGAAGGTCCTCGACCAACGCGGTATACCATCGTCCGCCCGCCAGTTCGCCAAAGACCATGGGATCGACCTATCCAGCAGCTTTGGATCCCCCAGCAAAGAGGCGGTGCGCCAGCAAGTAGAGACAGTGCTGAACCGATCCGGTGCCCCCTTCAGCACTCAACCATTAGACAACCCGATCCCACCAGCAGACCAACTGCCCAATTCGCCCGGCACAACAGCCAACATTGCCCAAAGCGGCCCGACGACACCAGCAATACCGTCTCCATCACCAGCCGCCAATCAGCCAGTTTCATCGCCCGGCACAACAGCCAACATTGCCCAAAGCGGCCCGACGACACCAGCAATACCATCTCCATCACCAGCCGCCAATCAGCCAGTCTCATCGCCCGGCACAACAGCCAACATTGCCCAAAGCGGCCCGACAACGCCTGGGGCAATGCCTATGCCAATGGCCCGACCTCCTACGCCGCTACCGGCTGCGAGCGCCTTTCCGCCCGTCTCGGCACCCAACATGCCGAGCGTGCCGTCGGCGCCAGCGATGCCATCGACCGCCGCCAGGCCTCCTGTGACGCCAGCGAGCCTGTTACACAGTTTCGATCAGGGAATGCAGATGGGCGGCCCCGATGTCAGCAGCGGCCAACGCGGTGCCACCGATGGGTCCGGTGGAACCGCAAATGCCGGAGCCGCCGCGCCGACACCGAATGTTGCTGCGACTTCGCCGGCGAGTGCTCATGTGCCGATAATCGACACTCCGCACGCCCCAGCCGCCGACGTTGCGCCTCTGCCGCCCCCGACGCACGCCCCGACCAGCGATGCTGGCACGTCCTACGTCGCCCGGCCAGCGCCGACGGCAACGCCGTCCGCTGCGGCCGCACCCGCTGGGCCATTGCCTGCCTATGGCGCCGACATCCGACCGCCGGCCTCGGCAGCTGCCGCACCGCCCACCGCGCCAGCGGGTCCAGCGCCGGCAACTGCGGCGTCGGCGCCGGTCAGCTCATCAAGCAGTGCCGGCGGGATCAGCCAGCCCGCGGTCATGCGTCGACCCGACACAGTGCCCACGCCCTCGCCAACGCCGGCCGGAGTCGGCGAGCAGGCAGCCCTCGCCGCGGCGGGCGGTACCACTGCCGGGGCCGCCTCCGCGGCAACAACTGCGAAGGCACGGCTGCAGCGGCTTGTCGACTTCGTCGCCCGCCAGGAGCCGAGGCTCAACTGGGCCGCCGGCGACCGGCCCGATGGTACTACGGTCCTGGTGACCGACCTTGCCAGCGGCTGGATTCCACCGGAAATCGACATCCCGGTCGGTATGCAACTTCGCGATCCGGCCAAGCGTCGCGGTGACCTAGAAAGCCTTCTTGGCGAGGTGACCGTCACTGCCAGCTACACACGCCTACACCAGGTGCCCCCCGCAGATGATGACGAGCCGGTCCCGACTTCCCCACGAGCCCGGCAGGGACCTGTTGTAGAGGAACTCGGCTGGGAGCTCGGGCAAGCTACCAACTGGCGCGACGGGTTACCCCGACTGGCACACACCTTGGCCAAGGCCGCTTCGCGAGGAACTGGGGTACTGGATAAGGAAATCGAGGTACTTCAGGAGCTGCTCGCGGAATTCCGCGATCGTGTACTCGACTCGTATCCAGACAACGTCGACGCCGCTGCGGTGGGAAACTGGCAGTTACTTGCGGCGATTGATGCACTCGTCGAGGGCGACAAGACCGGGGCGAATTACCACTTCGCCTGGTTCCAAGCATTGAGCCACGTGGCTACGGGAGGGTGAGGTAATGCCACCAGACCTCCGGATAATCATTGAGGAATTGGCAGGCGCGTTAGGTCTTCCCCCGCCGCCGATGAGCACGTCGGATCCGGTAGTTCCGCCCGGTGTTCCCTTTGACCAAGCGCTTGCAGCACTAGGCCTGGCTGCCAACAGCGGTGATCCCGCCGATAATGCGCAGAGCCAAAAGAATCAGGCCGAACGCGAAGCGAAAGTCAACGACGCGCTGACAAAATTCCCTGCCAATGAGGACCAATCGGCCCAGATGCTCCAACAGCTGCCACAGATGGCCACCGGCGTTGCCCAGTCAGCGGCGGGTGCCATGGGCGGATTGATGAACCCGATGATGCAGGTACCCCAGCAAGTCGCCCAGGTGGGCCAGCAGGCGATGCAGGCAGCTATGGGTGCATTTCAGCATGGTGCGGGCAGCGGCGCTGCGGCGGCTGAAGCCCTGCCGGGTGAGCTGCTCGGCACAGGCGGTGGGCTCGACGGCGGAGCAGCCGAATTGGCAGGCGCCGCGGGCGGTGCGGGGGGCTTGGGTGGCACCACGCCCGCCGCGATGCTCGGTCCTCCACCGGCCCCTTCGGCCGGTACTGTCCCAATGTCGTCGCCCACTACACCACCGACGTCACCGGCCGCACCCGAGCCGACAGCGGCGCCGAGGGGCGGGATGGCCGGCATGCCGATGGTGCCGCCAGGCGCCATGCATGGCGCGGGGGACAAGGGCAGCGACGCCAAGGCCGACACCAAGCGCGTGGTCCCACCCACGGTGAAAAACGGCGCCCCGGTACAGGGACGTATCACCACACCACCAACCGCGCCAGAAGTGGTCAGGCGCTTGGAAGGAAAGCTGGTGACCACTCGGCGCATCCTTGCGCCTGACGAGAAGCCCGACGACAACAGCCCAAATCAAGATCGCTAACACCCTCGACTTTTCATCTAACTAACTCCAAGCGAGCATGCCGCGCCACCCGGCCACGTTGCCGGGGCGGCGCCTCCTGAGTTCAACTTGGACAACCCGCTGGACATAATGAGTCCAGAGCTCCGCGCACTCTCCGAACAGCACCTGACTGGGAGCGGTGAAACGGTAATCGGACCATTCAGACCAGACGGTGGCGGACTCTCTTATATCCAGGTCGCAGACGAACGGGGCGCCAGCTACTTCGACATCGGAGACGCATGGAATGCCGCCACCCCGACCGAACGACTCGCCGCCAACCAACATGTGCTGGATGTCGCCATAGCGAACCGCGACACCGTCACCCTGTCGGTTCCATTCAATATGATAAAACCTGATACTTTTACGGCAGCTGAAATCAGGTACCTTGAATTGCATGGCTATCGTCAAATAAGCGACACCACATGGGTTCCGGCCGGTGAAGGCGGTTGAAGAAAATGAAGGCGCTTTTGGAATACTTTTTGGCATATTTTGAATTTCTTTATCTAGATCCCCGATATCGTATAACGGATTCGAGCACTCGCGGCCTCGCCGCGATCGATGCATCCCTGCGACTTACAGGTCCGACCCTTAGTTGGAACTTAACCAACGACCGAGGGCAGATGCAGTTAACCGTCGCACCCACCGAGCTGGCGACGCCAGAAAACTGGTTCTGGGTGTCGCTCATTAGGCAACACTTAAATGGCGACGACGAGATCGAGTATCTTTCTACTGCGGAAGAGATTGAATGGGCGCGAGAAAACAGCGGTCGCATTGAGCAACTCTTTTCCGATAGTTCTGCGATCGCCAAGAATTGCGAGGCGCTGAGGACACTGCGGCAATTCAATGCAGAGACATACTGGACTAGATGGAGAAAGCAGCAGGGCTTGGCTCCTTAACCAAAGCTCTAGTTAGCTCTTCGGCTGAGAAAGTTCGCTTTTCTTGCCGATCCCAATTACCTGCTAGGGACCACTATCGACGAGCACAGTAGGAACGTTCCCCAAATCACAGAGGCTTCCACGCGACAGTCACACCCGTCTCTGCGCCCCAGTCAATTTCCTTTCGCGACACGGGAATGTTGCCTCCAAGTGGGCATCATTGCGGCGAGCTGGGACGAGCATTCACACCACGCACCGTTTACCGCCGCGCGGTGCGCGCCAATGTGGAACGTCGAGCTTACAAGTCACCGATACCATCGCGACATTTCAAACACGCCTCCCCGCTGCCTTCCACCAGCTGGAAGCCAGCCCGGGCGCGCGTTGCGGACTGCGCAACTGACGAGTTTTAGGCGCATGCTCGGTTAGCGGTTCGTTGTCGTATATGCGACGGCGGCAGGCTTAAAGTTGAATCGACAATATCAGCCTCTTTTGGGGGAATACGTCGGCTACATACGATCGTCGGGATAACATCTGAAACCTTTTGCAGTAACAGGGATACATCGACTTCGAGTGACAAATGATACCGCGGGACGGAACGAGGTGAATACCAGAAGCGGTGACCAGCGCTAACATAATCCCATGCCAGATACGCCGCCTCCCGCCGGAGTTCCCGCAGGACCGGGCTACCCTGGACTGCCGCCTCAGACGACGTCCGCGCCGTGGGGTCCGCCCCCAGCGATGGCGCTACGCAAGCCGTCACGTTGGCTCAGCGTCGCCGCGCTGGTGATCGCGCTCATCGGCCTCGGCGTAGGTATTGTCGGATGGTTTCGTCCGGTGTCGCCCGACGTTCATCCAGCCGCCCCGACTACACCCGGCTTCACGGGTCA
This Mycobacterium xenopi DNA region includes the following protein-coding sequences:
- a CDS encoding DUF5632 domain-containing protein; the encoded protein is MRRPDTVPTPSPTPAGVGEQAALAAAGGTTAGAASAATTAKARLQRLVDFVARQEPRLNWAAGDRPDGTTVLVTDLASGWIPPEIDIPVGMQLRDPAKRRGDLESLLGEVTVTASYTRLHQVPPADDDEPVPTSPRARQGPVVEELGWELGQATNWRDGLPRLAHTLAKAASRGTGVLDKEIEVLQELLAEFRDRVLDSYPDNVDAAAVGNWQLLAAIDALVEGDKTGANYHFAWFQALSHVATGG